One genomic region from Chloroflexota bacterium encodes:
- a CDS encoding carboxymuconolactone decarboxylase family protein has product MAQTTRALGPVDRVRDVSSSAAEAFTALRRAIDEAGPLEAKYRELINLGAFATARIEGAFKTHCGRALDAGATPEEVRQAALLPLAATSGIGPVADALRWAEEVIASRR; this is encoded by the coding sequence ATGGCCCAGACCACACGAGCCCTCGGACCGGTCGACCGCGTGCGAGACGTATCATCGAGCGCCGCCGAAGCCTTCACTGCCTTGCGTCGGGCCATCGATGAGGCGGGGCCCCTCGAGGCCAAGTACCGCGAGCTGATCAACCTGGGCGCCTTCGCCACGGCGCGCATCGAGGGCGCCTTCAAAACGCACTGCGGCCGCGCGCTCGACGCCGGCGCCACACCTGAGGAGGTTCGCCAGGCCGCGCTGCTGCCCCTCGCCGCGACGTCGGGCATCGGGCCTGTGGCCGATGCGCTCCGCTGGGCCGAGGAGGTCATCGCCTCCCGTCGCTAA
- a CDS encoding amidohydrolase family protein has protein sequence MSEATERTYPVALPPDPNTRPPHWRLPANACDSHIHVFGPPDVFPYAESRRYTPPAAPIEHYRNVQQITGLTRAVVVQPTAHGVDNRAIVNAVTRSAGTMRGIANIDDSISDAQLDELAARGVMGARFSLMGDREGSPDDIASQLPRMRARDWILDLHVDPDDLLEHEQFIRAIPLTIVVDHMARVRPMQGLDQPAFRVLLDLLKDDRFWVKICSLDKLSAVPKAHVDDGLPFRDMIPFAQAVIAAAPDRVLWGSDWPHGNTFTPGRTPNEGDLLDLLIEIAPDPATRQRILVDNPSRLFGFPPS, from the coding sequence GTGTCTGAAGCGACCGAACGCACGTACCCGGTGGCCCTGCCACCGGACCCGAACACGCGGCCGCCGCACTGGCGCTTGCCCGCGAACGCCTGCGACAGCCACATCCACGTGTTCGGCCCGCCGGACGTCTTTCCCTATGCGGAGAGCCGCCGCTACACGCCGCCGGCAGCGCCCATCGAGCACTACCGAAACGTCCAGCAGATCACCGGGCTCACCCGAGCCGTCGTCGTGCAACCCACCGCCCACGGCGTGGACAATCGGGCGATCGTGAACGCCGTGACGCGCTCCGCCGGGACGATGCGTGGGATCGCGAACATCGATGATTCGATCAGCGACGCCCAGCTCGACGAGCTTGCCGCGCGGGGCGTGATGGGCGCTCGATTCTCCCTCATGGGCGACCGGGAGGGGAGCCCGGACGACATCGCGTCGCAGCTCCCACGCATGCGGGCGCGCGACTGGATCCTGGACCTGCACGTCGACCCCGACGACCTTCTGGAGCACGAGCAGTTCATCCGCGCCATCCCCCTCACGATCGTCGTCGACCACATGGCGCGCGTGCGCCCAATGCAGGGGCTGGACCAGCCGGCTTTTCGCGTGCTCCTCGATCTGCTGAAGGACGACCGCTTCTGGGTGAAGATCTGCAGTCTGGACAAGCTGAGCGCCGTCCCGAAGGCGCACGTCGACGACGGCCTGCCGTTCCGGGACATGATCCCGTTCGCCCAGGCGGTGATCGCCGCGGCCCCGGATCGGGTGCTCTGGGGCTCGGATTGGCCGCACGGCAACACCTTTACGCCGGGTCGCACGCCGAACGAGGGTGACCTCCTCGACCTGCTGATCGAGATCGCACCGGACCCGGCGACCCGCCAGCGCATCCTCGTCGACAATCCGTCGCGCCTGTTTGGCTTCCCGCCTTCCTGA